The window AGCCTCTGCATCTGAGCCCCTGGGTTTGCCTTTTGAGTGTAGGATATAAAATGCTGTCTGTTCTTGAAGTTTGCTCCAGTACCCAAAGTGATCTCCCGGCCTCTGTAAAGTCGAGGGAACTTGGAGAACTGGGATCCGGCCTATATTTGTACCTGACATAGTTTTGCTACCTACGAGAATCGCTGTTTTATATAGTAAGTGACCTCCACGTACTATTGTCTTTTTGACGAGGTGGCTCTGGGGCAGAAGAAAGCAGGTAGGAAGGGGAGACGCTTatttcctcccccacccccctttttgTAGTTTTGGTCGATGGGTTGCCTATATATTTCTCTCCAGTcaatctattattttttttggtctcttttGGCCTTGACTGTCCCCTTGGTCCTTAATGGATTACACTGTGCTATTAGTGGCAAAAGTGCGCCAGCAGTCATTCAACAATTTTAGCATCAATTCCTATAAACTGGTGTTTTCTATGACATGTGCCATTTTTCTGCAAGAATACCGCTTGCGAAACTAGTTTCGCCTTGGAGCAAAGGCGGAAAGATAAACAAGCCTGCATAGCCAAAACACTGGcaatctcttcctccttccaaaTCTTTTAAAGTCACGGAGTAATATTTTCAGGATTATGCTGCTGCCTCTGAGGAGGGAATGTCGctggtgttaaaaaaaaaaaaagaagaaaaaaaagctaatgcaaattagagaaaaataattttctttcagcgATATGCAATGTATTAGTCACTTGTTATCATGCTTAGAGGCAGACCTCATTTGCGCGTCTGCCAACTCGTTCACATCTGCTCAGAGCTGTTCAGGGCATTTTAACCTTGGCGGTGTCGTGTCGTAGTCCCACGGATCAAGAACGAGTAATTAAAGctctaagcagcagcagcaaaaaatttCATAGCCGCCCATCTGCATCGCAGTTGATTCGCTGCTTTGTTTCGGTGCGGAGCGCCGGGATGGGAAGGCAAGGCCGGGGGCGGCCTCCGCGCTGCCCTTCTCTCCAGGCGGGCATTGCCGCCACCGGcaactttatttccttttttttcccacttttcttccttttttctttctttttaaaattcgTATCTTCACGGAAAAGCCGAGCGTTGTTGttgggtttccttttttccctggtGTTTTCCGCACGCTGAGACGGGCGGTGAGGGCACTGGCTGTGCCCGCCCTGGACGTGTGTTTCTTCTAAAGGTCTGGAgaaggtgatggagaagggACACAGAGTTGCGGAGACGTTTGCCGAGGTGCTTGTAATGCTGCTTTTGTAACCGAGGGCTTGCCAGTGCTTTCCAGAAGCGCTCGGGAAAGCGTTTCCCATCAAGGAGAAACGTTACTGCTGTAAACCCGACATAAACTTTGGGGCGAGGCTAATTTTTATGCATTGTTTAGCAGAAACCgagctgtttgtttgtttgttgttgggaggaggaggggaaaaaaaaaaaaaaggaaaaacccccaacttcCCAAGCACTTTTTCTTACATGCGGCCGCTGAAGGTTCCCGTGTAccgggggagggcgggggggggggggcggccccagccccgccgcggcTGTGCAGACAAAGCCCTGCGGGGAGCGGGAGGTTTGCAGGCCGGCCGTGCTAGGTAAAGCGAGAGACGGAGGCACCTAAGTTTAATATTTCGCTGTTGTGCGCCGGCCATTTGCTGCATGAGGCACAgagccgccgcccgcccccccccctcccccccgggtgggtggtttggggggaagcagggggagCCGCTCCCCCATCCATCAGCCCCTCGAAGCTGTTGCTCCGTAAATGAGGGAACCACAGGCCCTGTCAGCCGCAATTATGCAAAATGAAGTCGTCCGTGATCAATATCTCCCAACGTCCCCGACGGATGCGTGGGGGGACCGCCCCCGCCCGGCGTGCCGCGGCGGCTCCGCGCTGGGGAGCGGTGCGCCGGGGTGGCCGGAGGGAAACCAAGGGCGTACGTCCCATTAATCACTACTACCCCCCCCTCGGGGGGGGGTGCGGCggggctggaggaaggaaacGGGGGCCGTGCTCCGGGATTTCTGCAAGGATAACGTTGCGGAAGTGAGCGCAGCTTTTCGCTCAACTCTCTCTCGCAGCAGCACTGGGACTTTTTTATTCGAtggtgggggggtgtctccccccacagccccataAGTTTATAAGGATATcggagggggaggggggcacggCGGAGCCCGGTGAATGGCGAGCCCGTGGCGCTGCGCTCGCCCAGCCTCTCGCGGCCGAACAATGGGGAACGGGCggggggaaggggctggcttggtggtatttttcttcttttttttttctttttttcctcccttttttccctcccctcctttctttctaTCCCCCTCCcttaaaagcaaaagccacacggAATAAAGGCAACAATGAAGGGCTCCCGGGATGCCGAGTGCGCGGCGGGTTAATGGGGTGGGGGCGCGCAGGCCTGCGCTCTGCTCTCCCTTTCTCGCGCCGGGAATGCGGCCTTAAATTACCTGAAATGCACATTTCTGCCCGGCCCGCGGTGCGTgggtgtgcgtgcgtgcgtgtgtgtgtgtgtctgtccctctcccgctgctgctgccgctgctcctCCTTCGCAGCCCGGGCTCGGCTGCTGCCTGTTGTCTCTGGCAGCAGCAACGGAAACCTCGCTCCCGtgcgtgcgtgtgcgtgtgtgtgggggtgagcgtgtgtgtgtgtgtgtgtctgtctctAAAATGGCGCGGACGGCCTGGGTAGGGAGATACCGCGGCGGGTGggcgagggagggaggccgggCTCTCGCCGGCGGCCCCGTCTGCCCGCGGGCCCGGGGGTTTCTGCGGCAGAGCCCGGTTTGCGGCTCCCTCCACCGCTGCCTCCTCCGGCAGCCTTGTTCACGGCACGGCCGGAGCGGCGGCAGGCTGAACCGCCGGGTTGCCTGGCGCGGCGTGCACGGGAGGAaacccccgcctcccccccccctcccggagagagcagcctgcctgcccgccgccgcggcgTGCGCTGGGGAACGGAGGCATCGCCCgcgccgggggggccggggaggggggaggcgggCGCCGTAGAGGCGGTGCGGGGCTGCCGGTGCGGCGGACGGGGTCGGTGTTTCCCGCGAATCCCCGGGAAATCCTTCATGCAGCAATGCCTCAAAGTTGGGTACCAGCCGCCTCGCCTCCccccggtgtgtgtgtgagagagcgAGCCTTTGCAGCCTATCGCACCCCCGCGATGCGTTTTAACCGGGGGTGGGTGGAAATAGGAGCCAGGGCCCCCGCCCCGCAGATGTCCCGTAACCTTCAGGTATGGGCATCACCGTGTGCCAGGGCAGCTTTggctcccagggctgccccaaGGAGGCGTGTGTCTGGGGGTCCGGGTCTTCCCCGGGGCTCCGCGGCAGGCAGCACCCTGTGGGCTCCGGGAAAGGCGGCCAGGGTTATTTGAAGGATCGCCAGCCATTTTAACTTTCCCTTATTGGCCTCCTCCCCCGCCCCCTTCCCTAGTTCGTAGGCTTATCATtaattgaaaactttttttttctccccctttttggCTGCCGCCGGCGCTGAGAGCGATGCAATGATTCGCCTCGCAGCATATGGGAAAGGGGGAAAGCGCCGCTGCCGCTACGGCGCAGCGACTGTCTGTGTAGGGTCCAAGGCGTGACAGACGGCGCGGGGGGGCGCGGGGACCGCTGCCGCCTCTCCCTTGGGCCGCCTGTGCCGGGGGTTAGGGGGGGGCACCCCCGCCGGTGCCCCGCTGCGGGCggagggggggtggtggtgtctCCGCCGGGCCGGAGCCAGGCGCAGCACGGCGAGCAGCCCGGGGCGGCGATGCCCGGCGGTGGGGAGGATGCCCCGGCGGCGCTGGTGCTGGCGCTGGCTCGGAGGCCCCGGCTGCCCTCGGACGGCTCCGCCGCGCCGTGTTTACACGGCAGAAAGCCCGTGTCGCCGTCCGGCACGTGACGGTGTGGGAGCCgcggggggtggtggtggtggttggatggggaacgggggggggcggctgcgGCAGGAGCCTTAAAATAGACGCCGACCCCCTTGCGCTGCCTGCACGCTGCCTAAACCGAAATGCACTACTGTCGTGCATGActcaatatgtattttaaatcgGTTTAGCGATCTCGCTGGCGCATTGTGCTTAGCTTTATGGTTAAATGAAATGCCACACGTCCCGGGTAAAGGTCAAACTTCTTCTCTAATCCGCGGATCCGTGCGGCGGCTACTTAGTCTGCAGCTTCCTCCTTTGGTTTACAAAACGTGTCACTAGCGGTGATGCCGTGTGGATATTGCAAAAAATAACCCacggtattttttttttttttaaagcgcAGCCACCCCTGTTCTTTAAACACTTGGCTAATATTAGATCGttggctgctgccagagcttTATACGGCGCATTGTAAACGGTGCAGCAATATAGTGTCTTTAAAGTCTCCGTTCTAGCGGTGGCACAGGTCGTTGTTTTTATAACTCGTAAATATGTAAGTCGGACGTACAAGATAAACGAGATACCTAAACACATTCATAAGCAGCTGCCCGTATTTAAGCTTATAAATACCGTACGAGCGCTGCCCTTTAAATCAAACTCCGGATGAACGGTTTGAGGGCTAATCGAAGTAGATCGCTACGAGTCCCCGATTGCTTTTCACTGGTCTCGCAGGGATTTTCACAAATCTTGAAATGATCCTTTCAGTGGTCTGGAACCGGGCGgcgacggggggggggggggtcaggcgGGGAGGGCGGGAGATCAGAGCCAGGTAATTTATTGCATCGTTTTTAATTTCCGAAAGGCCGGGTTGTTTGCCGAAGCGCCTACCGCTCCCGTCGGTGCCACCGGCGCTcgcagcctttttttttttcttcccttttccttttttttttttttttttttttttaccccgCACAGCCCTCCCCGCCGGCTGCCGTTgcgctgccgctgctgctgccggctgTGTGGCTTGTGCAGTGGAAACTGGCGGGCTGCCAGGCGGAGCTCGGAGGTGGAAAAGAGTAAAGGCGCCAAAAGGGAACTCGTGCGCCGCTGCAATTCTCCTCCCGCCCCGCTTCCTGGCTCGCTgcagccgccggccccgccgggctTCCTCCACCCATCCCCCTCCCTGCCGAGACTTTCACCTCGCGCACTCGCCACCGGGCACCCTTGGGcgggaggggtggggtggggtatCGAGCGGAGGCTGCCCCGGCCCGGGCGGCGCTGCCCTCTGCTCCTTTCCCCCGGAGGCACGGGGAAGCGGCGtcgtcttcctcctcctccttccccccccgctccccgcgggCATCGGGTTTTTCTCGTTTCCACGCCAGGAGTGTGTTAACAAAACTTTACTGCTGCTGGCGTCAATGGCTGCCAAAAGTCTGTTGACGTTGCGAGGGAGACCCAAACGTTTCCCTTTTTAATCAGCTGCCCAAAACAGCGCGGTGTgtgtctctgcctgcctctgcggcgcggggccggcggggcgcgggcagCGCGGGGCGGTGGGTGttcccggctcggctcggcacggcgCGGCACGCCGGGGCCCCGGCTCGGCAGCACGCCGGGAGGCAGGTTAGTGCTTGCAAGCGCTTTTCACAACTGGTTTCACACGGCGGCATCGCTGCGGAACCGCGTGTGCGTTGCGCGtctcgctccccccccccttccctcccctccctccctcctccgtGCATCACCATCTATATTTAGCCGCAAATGGCTTTATCGGCCAGACACCTCCCGGAGGAAATGCCGTGCGCTCTCCGGCGGCCGagccccgctccgcgccccgccgtgcagcgggggcggccgggggggggctgcggcgcCCTGAGGCGCGCTGACAGCGGCGgggagcccggggggggggcccgcGGTGGCCCGGCGAGTGacgggcagggaggaggaggagggagagagagatgtgtCCCCGGTTTCCTCCGCCGCGGCCACCGCTTGGGCGTGTGCTGGGGCGCTCAGCCCGCCGTCGGGGTTACATAACGGGGCCGGCCGCGCCCGCCCCCACGGAAGCTGGGTATAAATAGGAGCGgtacccccccacacccctcccaCACCCCTACACCCACCCTCgtccccccatccccgcagCGCTGAGGGCTTGCGGAGCTGCCGGTGTTTGGCCGAGGGGCTGGAGTTCCCTGTGAGCCGCCGGCCCCGACGTGCGGCCGCTtgcagggagaaagagagagagagagaggaggaggaggaaggaaggaaggaaggaaggagcgtGCGAAGAGTTAAAAGTCTCCTGTTTGTTGCAATGAAATTATGGCTGGCAGTGGCGCCGCTGCTCGTTCAGCAGACCTCCACTTTCAAACAGTTCACAAGAAGTTCATCAGGGCGGCGATTATAACTGTACACAACGCGCGCCCCCCGGGCTGGCGAGTGCCAAGGGGTGGCTTTTGGGGAAGGGGCCGGCAGCTGGCAGGGCGGGTACTGGGACATCCCGCTGCCTCCCCACGTCCTGCACACTGGTGGGCTTTGCCTGCTCTGGCGGTGGCAGCGGGACGTGGGGCCTCCAGATTACCCGCCGGGGCTGGGAAAACtcttaccccccccccccactcccccatGCAACTTCAGTGTTTTGCTATCTGCACATGTCAGGGGATTGACGGGCTCTAATTCAGGCACCTTATCTTAATGATACACTTCCACCCAGGAAACCAGGCGGGCGCAGGCGGCCCCTCCGAGGAGCAGCGTGGGTCGGCCTTGTGCACCCCCAAAGGAAAAAGCGGGGCGCGGTGAGTGAGGCCGTGCGCCGCCGAGGCCCGTCTCCTCCGAGCCCGCATCCGTTCCTCACGGATGAGACAGCGCACACGGGGCGGCTACTAACCTTATGTAAAACCCTAAATCACTCtctccatgctgctgctgcctctatTGAAAACATTACGAGCGGCGCATCTGGAAAACAGTAAATCTGTCCAGAAACCGTCTTTCCAGTGAAATAACTCCTTTTGAATGATAGCGCGGTATCTAATCTCCGCggatttttgtttccttgcagcGATTTTTGCGGACTTCATTAGGGAAAGCTAACTGTTCTGGAGAGAGGAGGGTCAACACGCCGTTTCATTAATATACATTTGTTCCAGACGTGGAGTTTTGCACAAAAGGCCTctctgaggggagaaaaaaagtgttggGGAACAAGGCTTTCCTGCCGTTTCAGTTCTTAAACCTCTCTGAACGTGTGTGAAGTATTGTGTTAAAGGCCCAATCTGGGCTTCTTCCCCATTAAATGCCAAAGTGATCATTTGCATATTTTGTAGCCTGACAAAGGAAATGAGTTTGCTGGGGAAGCATGGATGCTTTGGGAGACGTTAGGCATTAAACTCCCAGTGGTCAATCGCCCGTTACtgccttgtgtgtgtgtgtaaaaggAATATCATGCCTCCCGCTTAAAGGCTTCTATTTTTGTGAGAGAGGAAGAGCTGAGGGATATCCTGTGCATTAAAGGCTCCCCCTACTTATTAACCCAGCATTTAGCAGCAGGATGCACGCTGAAGCTCAGTCAAAAGAAACGACTCAACCTCCGAAGAGCAATTAAAATCTTGCACTGGAATAAATCATGCGCCGCGATAATCCTGTTAATAAAACGCAGCTTGTCCTGACACTTCGCTCATGCAGCAAACTAGAATTTAATGCGAGCGGAGGTGGCGTTAGGCAAGGtagaggggaggaaaagcctttccacctctgctgctggacGCGAAAATGCGGTTACCTTTCACCTGCCTCTCCGGCTGCATACAGCGCTGATCCTCTTGGACTGCTAATACTTCTCCAGCGAGCCCGCTAATGATTTCTTTCCCTGGAGTGAGCAGGCATCATTGAATTACTGAAAGCActcgcagcagcagcagcagctccaatGCAGAAGCCACCAGGGCTCGGTGCTTAATCAAATCAAGGGGTGGGGAGCTCGCCAACCCACTTACTATTTTTAACCCCTTTCTCCAAGTTAGTCATGTGCAGACGCTAAAGGGGAGGTTTTTATTTAGATCCCTTCTGTAGCAGCGTCTCTTCAGTTTTAAGTCCTCGCGTGAAAGCTTTATCAGCCATCAGCGTAGCTAATACACACGGTGCGTGGCTGTTCTCGCAACGCACTCCTGCTCCTGTGCGTTCCGAAGGCAGGGCTTTTGTGAGCGCCTGCGGGTAATTTCGCGTGTTCCCCCAGCCCGCAGGGTCCCCGTCCTTGGTTCAGCCTATGCGAGATGAAGGTTTGGGAACTGGTGTGTACTTGGCCGGCTGAGTCATTTCTTGTTCAAATGAAATGCAGTGGAGAAACTTTTATTTGTCGATAGCCTGGAATGATTCTTAATTTTCTGGATGTGCACTGGGGAAAAGATCCATCTCCTCTGACCTATAAATGCCCTCAATTTGCTCCTTTATTGCAGGGTATCTCCCTTAGCGGTTAACGTAGGCAGCTCACTCCCCGCACCAATCCTGCATTCATTATTAATTACCCGGAGGGAGGCTGGCTGCTCCGCCGTGATGTTTGCACTTCCTCCTAGACAAATCtgctcaactttttttttttctttttttatgttttttttttttaatagaatataAAACCGTGAAGAAAAGCGGCGATTTTTAAGAAGACGTCATGCTTTCTGCAACTCCCCTGTATGGCAACGTTCATAGCTGGATGAGCAATGAAAGGGTCCGCATGTGTGGAATTAATGAAGACAGGTAAATATTTAAGCTTCTGGCAAGTTAAACCACACTGTAATTCTGCAGCGTGAGGTCTCGGAGTTCGCTTGCTTCCCTAATACCAGAGTAGAGAGCTGCCGCCTTGCATCGAGATCAGCCCAGCTTGgatggggggtggagggggagaaaCAAGACGTGCCTGAGAGTGGTAGAGCAGCCGCTGATTTACTATTTAACAGGCAACCTGGGTCAGTGAAGCGGGGACGCCCTTTAAAGAGATTACTCCCCAAAGCAGCCTTTAAACGCGCTTTTACAATTAATTTACTATTTCGTATTTGTGAAGGGGAATTAAACCAAATAGCGTGCGTGTTCTTGCGGTGACTCTCTGCGGCAGAGGGGCTCCTGCGTGTGACTTGGCGTTCCCTGCCTTCGGACCAACAACTTGTCCTGTGAAATAGGAACAGCGGCCTTTCCGTCTCCCACAAGTGAATGTTTGTTCCTCCCcaccttttttcctgctgaataTCATTCATTTGATGATTAAAATTACAGTCTTTAAGAATTTTCAATGGGGTGATGCAAGCACTGGCTGGTGTCCTCTTCCCTTAAACcccagctttttaaaaagccaaacgACACTGGACAGAAGCTGCAGATGCGCCTGCGGTTCTCTGTGCCAATTTTGTGTGGTTTTagtgtttttctgtcttctcttttaGCCTGCGTTCTCACTCTTGTGTGAAAAGCCTCGGAGAAGCTGGAGAAAGTTTTTGGTCTTTGCGGGGAATACTATTTGCAAACATAAGCTGAAGGACAACGGCCAAACGTCTCACTTTGCTTTtgcaccctccctccccactttcCTCCCAGTTATTTAGGGATAATAATTTTACGTGCTACTTGCAGGAAAGGtgaatcttttaaaaacaaatacgTTAAAACCGCATTTAAGGTGATGATGTGCCTTTAAGCACTTTGATTGAAAGAAGTTCTTTTGGGTAATGCTGAaactttccttctgctgcatgtcagtgatttttaTCCCTGGGATTTGAAATTTGGCACTAAGGTATATTCTTTATCGGTGCTTTCTGTGATAACAAGTCCCAGTGCTGCAACACTGGTATGGCACAGATGTGCAGCTCCCTCTTTAGCATGGAACAGCTGACGTTTGTATGATATTAGcgtgtgatttttaattttctcctcgGCAGTGTTTATGGATAGTACATGAACAGGGTATGTTTCAAATGGAGTATTCTCCtcttgtgaaaaagaaaagggcaaGGGGCAAAAGAGGAGACCTTGACAAAAATCACTTGTTTTGGAAGAGGCTGCTCTGAGATGTGCTCAGTGTGTTCTTGCTGTCAAAACCCTTTATGCTCGTTTTCAAATGGTCTTTGCTTTCTAAAGTAGTTGCTGTGTGTCGTTACGCAGAAGGATAAACATGGTATCATACGGGACTTCTCTAGGGGAATCAAAGTATGGAGGCGATACAATCTTGTACTGATCTGAGATGTGCAAGATGTTTTCAAATAGTACGCTTCTGTTTCTTAATAGGAAAATTCCTGTTAACGATGGCGACGCACCGAAAAGCAGACTGGAGTTGAGGGAAGAAAATCACTTGAATCACAGTGTGGTAAGAAGTTCCTAGCCTTATGCTGCAGCTGAACCCGTGCCTGTCCTCCCCACCCTGTCTCCCACCCCTGGGTGTTAGTACACGATCCGTTTGGAGAAATGATTAAACTCCTTTCAATTGCACCTCTAGCCGGGCTTGGGCACATACGAGTTGTTTCTGTGAAACAGTGAAATGggactttatttatttcattaatctCTTGATGCTGACTTTGTGGGGGTGTGTTGTCTTATGACATCATATTCttacttttgttcttttatgaATAATGTCATGCAGCATACTGGCATGTCTAACAAGAATTCATGTAAGCGTTAAGTACATCAATGTTTCAGCAAAGTTGGTgggtttcttcttctttgaGTGTACGTGGGGAGCAGCTAGCAGGGAAGGAATTTGATGGCAGACTTTTCTTCATGCTGTATCCTCAGACGCCTTGCCCCGTGAATCGTGTGGCGGTGGCGAGCCTCGGAGCAGAGCTGCGGCGGAAGGAGAggtcctggaggaggaggaggaggagaggttcTCCATCCTTCCCTTACCGCTCTCCACGTCACCAGCCCACATCCACTTGCTCtgatggggctggggctgaggagCTGGTTATTGCATGGAAGTGGTGCCACCGAGCATCGTCTCTGGGCCACTTCTGGCTGCTTGGGCTACGGGTCCTCACGCCTTTGTTTCTAGCAGATGGATTTGGGGTTTGGAGAGTTTTGTACTGAATGTTTGTGGTGATATATATTGCTCCGTAGGTTCCTGTTCTCCCATTCTCCAGCCTGATGAGCCTCTGTACATTTTCACGATGAGCAGTGTGTTTGCATTGGTATTGTTTCTCTTCCAAATGCTGACATGTCTGTAGCTTGAGTGGTAGTCATGTTAATGAAACGTGAAAGTAACATACTTCTTGTTCTGTAAAGGTGGATGCGACTACGGCACATCGCATTGACAGTCTCGCAGCTCTGAGTATGGACAGGTCTGGACTCATGCGAGAAGGACTCAGAGTCCCCAGTAGTATTGTCTATTCCAGCTTGTGTGGACTCGGCTCGGAAAAATCCCGGGATGCTACAAGTTCAATAGCCGGGCTCGGATTTACTCCCGAAAGAAATCCAGAGATACAGTTTAAGTCTAATCCCCCCGAAGCGGTAGAAAACGCAGCTGTCTCTGCAAAAGCCCCGAACGGCTTCAGTGCTATATACAAAACGCCACCTGgaatacaaaaaaattctgtccCGACGGGAGAGACGCTGGGTTTGGACCGAGCTGCGGGTGACAAGCAGAGTCCCCTCGGTGTCAATGGTGCTAGTTACCTAAGGCTCCCCTGGGTAAACCCCTATATGGAGGGCACGACACCCACCATATACCCTTTCCTTGACTCACCAAATAAGTATTCGTTGAACATGTACAAGGCATTGCTACCTCAGCAGTCCACCTACAGCTTACCGCAGCACCTGGCTTACTCGCCCGTCTGTACGAATGGTGAACGTTTTTTATACCTGCCTCCCTCCCACTACGTTGCCCCCCACATCCCTTCGTCGCTGGCATCGCCCATGAGGCTCTCGACTGCTTCGGCTTCACCGGCGATCCCGCCTTTGGTGCACTGTCCAGATAAGAGCTTGTCATGGAAGATGGGTGTCAGCCCCGGCACCCCCGTCGAAACGCATGCCTACCCCCACATCCAGAGCAGCAAGCAGCCCCGGGTCCCCGCTGCCAAGCCAGCCCCCGCCAATATGCCATCGGACCCCGCGCTCCTGCTGCCGCACTCGCCCCGGCCATCCCCCCgtctccccctgcccacccaggTCGGGGACGCCTACGCCGATTTCCACAAACACTTCCCCAGGATCaccacctctccctcctctgccgTTACGCTCCCAAAGCCCTACGTGAACGTTGGTGGCGAATTTCCACCCTCCCGCCTCTCCAACGGGAAGCTTCCCAAAGGCAGCGATGCTGGGGAGGCCCCCCCACCGGCCACCCCCCATGCGCGGAAAGCTGGCCACGACCGAAAAGATGGCAGGTCCCCCCCGCTCCTGGAAAAGCAGACCCCGACCAAAGACGTCACCGACAAACCGCTGGACTTGTCGGCGAAAGTCGTCGATACAGAAACCTCCGGCAAGTCGGACCACAGTAAGAAAATGACGCCGACGGTGCTGGTGCATGGCAGGGCGGGAGGGGGGACGCACTTGCCCAGCAGCGACATCGTTCAGAAAGAAACCATTTCTCCTGGGAACGGCTGCCCCATCTACAGGCCTGAAATTatcagcacagctccctcctcctGGATCGTTCCTGGTCCCAGCCCCGGcgaggagaatgggaagagcGTCCAGCTGAAAAACAAGGCGCTGGACTGGGTGATCCCGCAGCAGcggagctcctcctgccccaggatGGGCGGCACGGAGGCGGTCGTCGGCAGCGTTTCGGGGACGGTGTCGGTGGGGGGGCGGCCGGCATCAGCGTCGCCGGCTCCCAATGCCAACGTGGATTGCGCCAAGACGGCCAGGAGCTCTGCGGAGAGCACCACCTCAGTCATACAGCATGTCGGGCAGCCCGTTGCTGCCCCCGCGAAACACAGCAATAAGGTGGCTAAATCCTGCAGCCAGGAAGCCAACTTCAAGGCGAGCGAGACCGCCTTGGCCTCCAGCCCCATCTTCCTGCCGCCCAACGAGGCGTTTCGCTCCCCACCTCTACCCTACCCCAGGAGTTACCTCCCGTACCCGGTGCCGGAGGGGATAGCCATCAGCCCTCTCTCCCTCCACGGGAAAGGACACGTGTATCCGCACCCTGTCTTGTTGCCCAACGGCAGCCTCTACCCTGGCCACCTGGCTCCCAAACCTGGCCTCCCCTACAGCCTGCCGGCGGGGCGAGGGGAGTTCATGACCTACCAGGATGcactggggatggggatggtgcaccccatgctgctgcagcattCGGCTTTGGAGATCAAtaaggaggagaaggcagaaaggAGGTCACGGTCTCATGAGAGGGTCCGCTACGAGGATCC of the Grus americana isolate bGruAme1 chromosome 1, bGruAme1.mat, whole genome shotgun sequence genome contains:
- the LOC129204144 gene encoding translation initiation factor IF-2-like, translated to MPPLQRLALSHTHRGEARRLVPNFEALLHEGFPGDSRETPTPSAAPAAPHRLYGARLPPPRPPRRGRCLRSPAHAAAAGRQAALSGRGGGGGGFLPCTPRQATRRFSLPPLRPCREQGCRRRQRWREPQTGLCRRNPRARGQTGPPARARPPSLAHPPRYLPTQAVRAILETDTHTHTRSPPHTRTRTHGSEVSVAAARDNRQQPSPGCEGGAAAAAAGEGQTHTHTHARTPTHRGPGRNVHFRNPGARPPFPSSSPAAPPPEGGVVVINGTYALGFPPATPAHRSPARSRRGTPGGGGPPTHPSGTLGDIDHGRLHFA